One Candidatus Poribacteria bacterium genomic window, ACGGAGAGGTTTGGATTGGGCTGGTTGAAGTTCGTGATGACCGCTTCGGAGAGCTTGGAGTTGGGCACGATGATCATGTTGTCGGTCAGCGTGCGGATGGTCGTCGTGCGCCAGGTGATGTCCGCCACGTAGCCGCGTTCGCCCGTCGTGTCGTACTCGATGAAGTCGCCGACCTTGAGCTGCCGCGCCAGAATGATCTGGAGACCGGCGAAGAGGTTCGTCAGCGTCGGCTGGAACGCCAAGGCGACCGCCAAGCCCCCGACGCCCAACGTCGTCAGGATCGGCGTGATCGGCACCCCGAACGTCTGGAGGATCATCAAGCCGCCGACCGCGAAGATCGTCACCTTGATGAGGTTCTCAAAGATGCTCGTCCCGGGCAGAACGCCTTCCATGCGCGTCGCATAGACGCGAAGGGCTCCCGCCGCCATGCGAGCCAGCACGACCGTCAGCGAGAGCGTCACCAGCGCGAGCAGAACCTTGTGGACGTCGTCGGTGATAGCCTCCTTGAGCGGCAAGCCCGTCATACCGGCACGGAACCCGATGATTCCCAGCCAGATGATCGCCATCCCGCGCAGGGACTTCGTGATGATCTCGTCGAGCCGCCAGCGGGTCGATTCGGCGAGCTTCGTCAGGCGGGCGATGACAATCCGGTCGATGACGAACCCGACGATCAGCGATCCGAGGAAGATCGCGATGCCGACGAGCAGTTGGTCGAGCGTCGGGTATTCGGTGAAGAGCGCCTTCACAGACGGGTCCTAACCGGTCAAAGTCGGTGTGGAGAGGCTCCCCGTCGGATTGCCGGGGCGCAACTCGCCGCTATATTAGCCGCGTCGCCCGTTCGCGGCAAACGGGCAACCGGTGAGGTGCGCACTCCAACGTCGCCAGTTAAAGCAGGGCGCTGAAAGCTTCGAGCCCTCATCCCAACCTTCTCCCTTCCTAGGGTCAGGACTTTCGCTTCGGACTCGAAAACGTGTCAGATTGACGTGTTCCAACGAAAAGGGCTCTCGCAGAACCCGCATGAACGCTACAATGTCCGGTTGACCTGTACTTCCGATAACGTGCAAAGCGAAAGTCCTGATCTCGTCAACCGAGTCGAATTCTGCCTCAACACCCTATTTGAGTCAATACACCGGAGTAAGGAGTTGACGCCAGATTTCATCGAAGACCTCCAACTCGCACCACGCTTGGAAACGGCGGTGGATCGTGCTGTCGTCGCCGTATTCCTTCGAGATGTGGTTCCACTGACAACCAGTGCGCAGTTTGTGAGGATCCCGTCCGACACCGGGCGAAGTGGCACGTGGCGTCTCTGCGGTCAGACTGCTTGGTGCTTCTCTGAGTACTCGATCGCAGAAGTTCATACGGCTTGTCATTCTTCGCTTCGCTCAGGACAGGTTCCTGAGGAGCGAAGCGACGAAGGATCTCGCGTATCACATGCCATGCAGATTCTTCGCTTCGCTCAGAATGACAGTACCCGCAGGAACTTCCGAGATGGACGACTGGGCGACACCGCGATGCGCACCGCGTTTCGTGGTGACAGCGAGGCCAGTCGGTTGCGAAGCGTATCGCGCTTCACATCGTCAATGGCGACATAACCGGCGTCATCGCCCGGCTTCGCTAGGAATCCTGTCAAGTTGACACGGATGGTCTCACACCCGCCCTCACTGCCCCTTCATCCCCCCATGGAGCGCGCGGGTTAACGACCGATACCTGACGGGTTCACGTCGATGACGACCTCGCGGATCAACACGCGGGGATGCTGCGTCACGAGGAACAACGCCGCTTCCGCGACGTCGGAAGGCTGGAGGATCGTCGAAGGGTCTTCCGTCGGATTGTTCTTGGCGCGCGTGCGCGTCGCCACGGGGCCCGGGCAGAGCGCGTAAGCGCGGATGTTCACGCTGCTTCCCGCCTTCGAGAGCGCTTCCGTGAAGCCCACCAGCCCGAACTTCGACGCCGCGTAGGTCGCGTTCGACGCGCTTGCCTGCTTGCCGGACACCGACGACACGTTGACGATGTGACCCCCACCCCTCTCGACCATCTGGTTCCACAGCAGCTTCGTCAGGAGGAAGGGAGCCTTCAGGTTCACCGCCATCGTGAAGTCCCACGTCTCTTCGGGAATGTCGGGAACCGGGTGGTGGATCGCCACGCCCGCGTTGTTCACGAGGATATCGACGACGCCGAACTCGCCAAGCGCCTTCGATGCGAGCGCGCGGACGGCGTCGGGTTCCGCCATGTCCATCGGGACGACCAGAGCCCGGACTCCCAGCGCGGAGACCTCCTGCGCAACGGCGTCGAGCTCCGATTCCGTCCGCGACGCCAGCGCGAGGTCAGCCCCTTCGGCGGCGAATGCGAGGGCGATGGCTCGTCCGATACCGCGTCCTGCGCCGGTGATGAGCGCTGTCTGACCTTTCAAGCGCATGGTTCCCTCCCATAATGGCGGTCTCACCGTTGGGCGTTTGCCAGCATCTCCGGCTCTTTTCCGCCGACGAACCGGATGCGGCTGTCCACGGGAACCCGTGTCGCCGTCTCAACCGACCCGCCCGGATAGCGCACTTCGATCCGGTCGATCCGCTTGCCGTGCGGCGTTCCGATGACCAGCTCCGGGGCGCTGGACGACATATAGCTCGATCCCGCCGTAACCTGCGCGACGCGAGCTCGCTTCCCGACTCGCACCTCGACCCGCGCGCCGGGAGGCGCTTGGATGCGAACGGCGCTCTGCTCGTGTCCTGTGTCGTTGCGGAAGAGCAGCAGGCGTCCGTTGTTCTGCGAGACGGCGATATCGAGATCGCCGTCCCCGTCGTAGTCGGCGACGGCGGAACCGCGTCCAGCCCCCCATGGGGCTACGGCGAAGGCGTCGCGGAGCTCGGTGAACCGCCCGCCTTCGTTGCGGAAGAACTGGCTTCGCTGTCCCTCGCAGCAGGATTTGTCCGTCTCGCTCGGACTCGTGTAGCCGTTGGCGACGTAGATGTCGGGATCGCCGTCGTTGTCAAAGTCCGCCAGATGAGTGCCCCATCCGGTCAGCCCCATGGACGGCGGTCCCAAGCCGGATTCGAGCGTGGCGTCGTCGAACGTATCGCTGGACTTCCTACCTGCCGGCGCGATCTGATTGTTCCGATAGAGCGCGTTCGTCTCCATCTGCCAGTTCGTGACGAAGAGGTCGAGATCGCCGTCGCCGTCGATGTCGCCGAAGGAGAGCCCCATCGATCCGCGCGAGTCCTCCGTGCCGGTGGCGAAGCTCACGTTCTCGAATGTGCCGTCGCCTCGGTTCCGATAGAAAACGTTGGGCGTGTTGTCGTTCGCCACGTAGAGGTCGAGATCGCCGTCGTGGTCATAGTCGCAGAAGATCGCCCCCAGGCCGCGACCGTCCGGGTTGGCGACTCCGGCTCGCGCGGTCGCGTCGGTGAACGTCCCATCCCCGTTGTTGATGTAGAGCGAGTTCGCCTGGGGCGGATAGTTGTCGGGAACCAGCGTGTGGAGTTCCGGTCTCCCAGACCCATCGTGCGCGACCGCTGCGGCTGGGCTGTTGAAGTCGAGATACCGGACGACGTAGAGATCGAGGTCGCCGTCGCCATCGACATCTCCCCACGCGGACGACGCCTCCCACCCCCATCCGGCGACGCCCGCCTTCGCAGCGACGTCCTCGAATGTCCCATTGCCCCGATTCCGATAGAGCTTCGCCGGCTCCTCGAAGTGCGTCACGAAGAGGTCCGTCCAGCCGTCCCCGTCGTAGTCCGCCGCCGTAACGCCCATCCCCCAACCGAAGCCTGTCACTCCGGCTGCCTCTGCGACATCGGTAAAACGCCCGCCGTCGTTGCGGTAGAGAGCACTCGGGTATCCCTTCCCATTGACGACGTAGAGGTCCCAGTCGCCGTCGTTGTCGAAGTCCAGCCAGGCGAGTCCGCTGCCCATCGACTCGCAGATGAGGTCCATGTCACCGTCGATCTGGCGATGGACGAAGCGCATTCCGACTTCCTGTGCCACCTCCGTGAAGCGCGTCTCGACGGGCGTCAACGCGGCATCGCGCTGTCCGCAAGAAGACAGAACAGCCGACGCAATCAAGACGCCCACGGTACCCCACCGTAGACGGATCATAGTCCTCCCTATCCGGACGCCGGCTCGTCTCCGGCATCCAACCGTCGGATCTGCTCGATGCGCCGTTCGTGCCTCCCACCGCCGAACGGCGTTTCGAGCCACACGCGCACGATTTCGGCAGCATGCGGCGCGGCGGTGAACCGCGCCCCCAGCGCGAGGACGTTCGCGTCGTTGTGCTCGCGCGCGAGGCGGGCGTAGTCCGTGTTCACGCAGAGCGCGGCGCGGATGCCCTCGATCTTGTTCGCCGCGATGGAGATGCCCAGCCCCGTCCCGCAGATGACGATTCCCCGGTCCACCGACCCGTCGCGGACGAGCCTCCCGACCGCCGCGCCGAACTCCGGGTAGTCCACCGACTCCGTGCTGTGCGTTCCGACATCGACGACGTCGATGCCCTGCTCGGACAGATAGCGCTTGACGGCTTCCTTTAGCTCGTACGCGGGATGGTCGCCGCCGATGGCGATCTTCATGGGCGTTCCCCTTCGTCGAGAACGGACTGGATGCGCTCCGCCGAGATGACCCCCTGCCGCAGGATGCGCGGCGGCTCGCAGGTCGTGTCGATGACTGTCGATGCGATGGACCCCGGTGTCGCTCCACCGTCGAGGATGACGGCGACGTGCTCTCCTATCGACGCGGCGACGTCCTCTGCGCTAGTCGCCGGAGGCTCGCCGGAGAGATTCGCGCTCGTCACGGCGAGCATGCCGCGGCATGCGCGGATCAGCGCGCGCGCTCCCTCGTGCGCCGGTATCCGCACGCCGATCGTCCCGTCGGACGAGGTCAGTTCCTTCGCACAGTCGAACGCCGGATGGACGACGAGCGTCATCGCGCCCGGCAGGAACGCCTTCGACAGCCGCTCCGCCGTCGGCGAAAGCCGGCAGGTTCCCACGAGAACGTCGAGATCGGCGAAGAGCAGCGGAATCGGCTTGCCAGCGTCCCGACCTTTCGCGTCGAACAGCCGTCCGAGCGCGTCGCGGTTCTGCGGGTCGGCTCCGACGCCGTAGACCGTATCCGTCGGGAAGGCGATAAGCTCTCCGCGTTCGACCGCTTCCCGCGCCAGACCGATGCCGGTCATATCGTGGACGACGGCGGTCATGCCACGGTCCGAGTCGGCAGCGGACCCGACGCGGCGGCTCCGAGCTGGAGTCCCGAGACGTCGCCCCGTCGCCACTGATGGTATCCGACGCCTGCGATCATCGCTCCGTTGTCCGTGCAGAGCGACATCGGCGGGATCGAGAGCGCGATGCCTCGCGCGTCGGCGATCTCCCGCGTTCGGTTCCGAAGCGCCCGGTTCGCCGCGACGCCTCCTGTGATCGTCACCGCACGGGCTCCGACGGCTTCCGCCGCGCCGAACAGCTTGGCGACGAGCGTCTCCACGGCAGCCCGCTGAAACCCCGCCGCGACCGCCGGCACGGACACCTCGCCGCCGCTCCGTTCGACGTGGTAGCGCACGGCGGTCTTCAAGCCGCTGAAGCTGAACCGGAAGTCGCCGCTGTCCAGCATCGGACGAGGGAAATCCACCTCCGGTTCGTCCGAGCTCGCCGCGAGGCGGTCGATGAGTGGTCCTCCGGGGAACCCCAAGCCCAGCAGCTTTGCCACCTTGTCGTACGCCTCTCCGACGGCGTCGTCGAGCGTCAAGCCGAGGACTTCGTACCGCCAGCCTTCGTCGACGCGCACCAGCAGCGTGTGACCGCCGGACACGGTCAGGCAGACGTGAGGAAACGGCACGTCGTCAACCATCGCGGGCGCATACACGTGCCCTTCGATGTGGTGAACGCCGATCAGCGGCAGACCCGACACGTATGCGATCGCCTTGGCCGCCGCGACGCCCACGAGTAGGGCTCCGACCAGTCCCGGGCGGTCCGTAACGGCGATGGCGCATAGGTCCGACAACGTGACGCCGGCATCCCGCAGCGCTCGATCCACGATCCGCGTGACGATCTCCGCGTGCTTTCGCGACGCCAGTTCGGGAACCACGCCCCCGAAGCGCTCGTGGACCTCGATCTGCGATGCGACGACGTTCGACCGGATGTCCCGCCCATCCGCAATGACGGCGGCGGAGGTCTCGTCGCACGATGTGTCGATGCCGAGAACCAGATGCGGCAAAGCGTCTGTCCTAGCGGAACACGATGATGCGGATGGCATCCGTGTTGATGAAGCTGTCATCGAGCGCGTGCTGCCCGTCCGAGACGAACACGGGCGTCGAGCGGATCGGCACGAGCTCCTTCTCGATGCGCGTGACGCGGAACCCCAGCGTGCCCTTCGTGTCGGTCGGGAACCGGAACGCCTTCAGCTCTTCGGCGGTCTTGAACTCGTAGATTTCGACGGTCGCCGATTTGCCCTTCGTCTCGGCGTTCCCGTTGGGCATGGGAGTGTCTCCGCCGCACTGAAGGAACACGATGACTAGGAGAACAAGGCTCAGCAGCTTCCAGCGCATCGTTCGATTCTCCTGCGATCGGCTATCTAACGTAGTAGCACGTGTCACCGGCACGGCGGTTCGGAGCATCGCCGTCGGTCGGACTTCAGGGAGGTACGGACATGAAGCGCGCGGTTCTGTTGTGCTTGGGTCTGCTGGGCGTCGCGCTCCTCGCTGGATGCGCCGCGGGAGCCAACCCGAACACTGCCACGCCGGACGCCGTCGGGAAGGTCGCCGGTTTCTGGCAGGGCTTGTGGCACGGACTCATCGTGTTCATCACATTCATCGTATCCCTGTTCAACGACTCCGTGAGCGTCTACGAAGTCCACAACAACGGCGGCTGGTACAACTTCGGCTTCGTGCTGGGTGCCATGTCGGCGTTCGGCGGGGGCAGCCGAGCCGCGAAGTAGACGCCGCTAGATCATATTGAGTACGACCGACGGCATGCTGATCGGCAGGCATTCGTCGGCGATTCCAGCCCACACGCCGCGCGCGTCCATGCTCGGGGCATCGTCGTCGGAGGGCGCTCCAAGCAGGACGCGGAGCACCGCCCCTTCGCCGTCGATGCGCAGCGTGTCATCGCCTGAGACCGCCGTCCAACGCCCGCTCCCGTGCGTGACCTCGAAGCCGTTCGGGAGCGCGCCGCGTTCCGCCAAGGGGTTCAGCAGTTTTCGCAGCGTGCGCGCCGGATCGAGCGCCTTCACGGTTCCGCCGGTTCGCGCGACGACACCCGCGATGCCGCAGGCATCCAGCAGTTCGCCCAGACCGTCCCGCCTCGGCACGCTCACATCGACCGGCATGCCGCCCGACTGAGCCAGGTCGCGGATCGCCGCCAAGACGCACGTCCGGCCGCCGCCGTACTCGATGATCCACGTCGACCGCTCGGCGTGGGCCCATGTGGCGTAATAGCCGACCGGCGTTCCCCCAAGCTCGACGACGTAGATGCCACACTGCCTGCCGGCGCAGTAGCCGCAGTCGAGCACGAGCGCGAAATCGGCAGGTCGACGAACGATCCGCGTCGTCTCGCGCGAATGGAGCCGCGCGATGAGGGCTGCGTCTGCCGGGGTCGCTTGGCGAACCGAGACCTTCGGCAAGTCGCCCAACGGCGACGAGTCGTCCACGCGGAACCGCAGCTCGATCCCGACGTGATTCGCTCCCGCCGCGTAGTAGAGAGGGCGCGTTCCCGAGATGTAGGCGAAGTCCGCCCCGTGCTCGCGGAACCGATTATGGGTCGCCTCCAGCGCGGCGCTGGCGAGCCCGTTGCCCCGATGCGACGCGTCGGTGCAGACGCTCCCGACGTATCCCACCCGCAGGACGACTCCGCCCGTCACGAAGTCGCGCTCGAGCCCCTGAACCATCGAGACGGGAGCGCCGTCGCGGAACATCGCGATTGTGTTCTCGCGGCGGTCGCCGTGGAACACCATGGGCCACGCTCGCGCGGCAGACGCGAAGTCCGTCACGTTCGGGAAGAACACGCGGCGAGCCAATGCGACGGTGGCTTCCCATTCATCGGGCGTGGGCGTTCGGGGTCCGTCGTACTCAGACAGGTTGGGGGCGATCACGGCGTCTCCAGAGCCGAACCGGGAGACCGGCAGGGCAAGATGGGCGGATCGAGGTCGGCACGGTGCGACGGCGAGATGATAGCACGGGGAGGCAGCCCAACGAACCCTGGTGCTGGTCGGAACAGGGCTGTTTCATGGACGGACCGCCTGATCCCGAATCGGGTCAACCCAACTCGTCATTCCCGCTTTCGCGGGAGCGACGGAGCGGAAACGGTGGCTCCATGGACGGCTAGTGTCCCGTCGGAGCAGTGGACATTCGTCTGGACCCCGCCGTGCGGGGACCGAGTGGCTTCATGAAACAGCCCTGAGATCACGCCGCTCGTCCTGTTGTTACCCCCGCGTTGCTGTCATTCTGAGGAACGGAGAGACTTCTGAGGAACGGAGAGACGAAGAATCTCAGAGATGCGTCCCTTCGCCTCGCTGGGGGCGGGACGCTCTCGGCGATGGAGCCTGACTTCGCATTGCGCCGTCGTCGCTCACTCCGTATCATGGAACCGTGGAACTCGTCGCGCGGGTGACCCAAAACCTGAGGAGAGACCGATGCGTGTTCGCTATCTGGGCTTGGCTTTCGCGCTGCTGGCTGGCATCTGGGCAACCAGCGCTGCCGACGCGAAACAACTCTACGGTTCCGACTTCCAGAACGATGCGATTGGCAAAGCCCCCGCTGGCTGGGAGGTCGGGTTCAAGGGGAACACAGCCGCCGAAGTGATCGCCGACCCCAAGGACGGCGGCAACAAGGTCCTCGCGTCGTCCAAGAGCGCGGCAAACGCGTCGCGGCACGATGTCGGCGGCTCGATCTACGTCGTCGGCGATGCCGGATGGACCGACTACATCATCGAGTACGACGCCTACTTCCCGGAAGAGTTCTACATGGGAACCCTCTTCCGGTTCCAAGAAGGCAACATGTTCTACCTGTTCGACCGCAGGTCGGGCGGCGAGTCGGGCAACTTCGACTTCTGGTTCCGCAACGGCGGCGCCTGGAACGCTGTCCTCCAGGGCGGCAAGTTCGCGACGAAGCCGCAGACCTGGTACCGGTTCCGCCTGAAGATCGCCGGCGACACGTTCGAAGCCTACGCCGGAGCGAAGGCGGACAACCCCGCGTTCGACTCGATGAAGCCCTTCCACACCGCCAAGAACAACGCCCTCAAGGCGGGCAAGTTCGGGCTGTACGGGCTGATCTACATCGACAACCTGGTGATCGGCGAGACGACCGCCGACCTCGTGCTGCCGGTCGAGCCGAAGGGCAGGCTCGCCGTCACGTGGGCGGGGCTGCGCGAAGAGCGCTAGGGGTTCCGACGGCGGATGGGCTTGGGCGGCGAATCCGGCGGGGTTCGCCGCAGAACCCGTAGCAGAAGCTCGTAGAAGGCAATCCGGCGACCGATCCGCCCCTCGTCCCGCTCGCGCTCGTAGAGGAAGAACCCGGTTCCGATGAACGCGGCGACGAAGGCGAGCGTCCACAGCCCGAGCTCCGCCCATAGCGACCCCTCGACCGGCGTGCCGGCGACCCAGTAGGGGAGCATCCGCGCGGCGACGCGAGCCGCCAGCGAGAAGCAGACGAGCGACGCGCCGAACAGGACGATGAAAAAGACCTGCATCGAGGCTCCCGACGCGGCAGGCTATTCGATGGGCGTTCCGTAGACGAGGATCGTTTCGATGTAGGTGCCCGTCCCGGCGACATGCGTGCCCTGATCGCGCCGCAGCGAGGGCATCTGGACGATCACGCGCACGGCGTCCGCGACGGCGTCCGTACGCACCGCCAGGTTCGAGGCGTACCGGCCCCGGAGCGATCTAATGGGCTTCCACGCGCCCTGAGGCGTGCGGACTTGCACCTCCAGCCGGGTCAACGTCGCCTTCGGGACAACGACGACGCGGCGAACGCGCGCCGGATGTCGAAGCTCGACGACGGCTCCCGACCAGTCGCCGGGACGCTCGGCTCCGAACGTCTGGAAGACGGAGCCGTCGTCCACACGGTCCAGCCGTTCGCGGCCGACGATGCCGCAGCCCAGAACGGCAACCGTCGCGCACAGGAACGCGCAGAGCCAGACGCGGCATCGCGTGCGGCGGGAGGCTCGTACCGACGGCATCGTGGAGGTCCTCGGAGCGGGGCGCGCTGGCGTGAAGCCGACAAACCAGTTTCGCGAGAGGGTAGCACGCCGGTACGATCAAGTCCATTCCAGCACCAGCCGAGGGCGCTGAGTGTCCAACTTCCGCTCCCTGTTCGCATCGAAGCCGGTAATCGCCGTCATTCATCTGCCTCCGCTGCCCGGCAGCCCTCGGTGGGGCGACGACTGGGAGGCTGTCGAGGCGAGCGCGATCCACGACGCTGATGCCCTGGCTCGCGCTGGCGTCGATGGGATCATCGTCGAGAACTACGGGGACGCGCCATTCCTGCCGGGTTCTGTGGAACCGGTCACGGTCGCGGCGATGGCGGCGATTGTGACCGCGATTCGGCATCGCGTCGCCGGGCTCCCGCCGCTCGGCGTCAACGTCCTGCGGAACGATGCGCGCGCGGCGCTCTCCATCTGCGCGGCATGCCAGGCGCAGTTCATTCGGGTGAACGTCCACGTCGGAGCAGTCGTCGCAGACCAAGGAACCATCGAGGGCCGCGCCTGGGAGACGGCGCGTCTGCGGCGGAACCTGGCTCCGTGGGTGGCGATCCTCGCCGATGTAGGCGTCAAGCACGCGCAACCGTTGGCGGGGTTCGACATCGAAGGCGAAGCGCGCGACGCCGTCGAGCGCGGGCTCGCCGACGCGCTCATCGTGACCGGAGACGCGACCGGCTCGGAGACGGACTCGGACGACATCGTGGCGGTTCGGCGAGCCGGCTCCGCGCCGGTTCTCGTCGGAAGCGGCGTGACGCTGGAGACGGTTGACGACGCGATGGCACTGTCGGACGGCATCATCGTCGGCAGCGCGCTCAAGCGCGATGGGCGCGCCGGAAACTCGGTGGACGCCGAACGGACGCGGCGGTTCCTGGAAGCGGCTCGGACATCGTAGGAGAATGCAAGTGATCGGCAGAGGCGACGGACCACGGCTCGATGCGGCGTTCTTCGCGGCGCGGCGCGCGCAGTTGCTGGAAATGATGGGCGAGGATTCGCTCGCCGTCTTCGAGGGCATCACGTCGGCGGAGGGCAGGCCGCGTCAGGCGAGCGACTTCTACTATCTTAGCGGGTTCTCAGAGCCCAACGCCGTCTGCGCCGTCATGCGCGCGTCGGAGAAGCAATCCTTCTTCCTCTTCGTCGATCCGCGCGATCCGGCTCGGGAACGCTGGGACGGACCTCGCGCCGGGGTCGAGGGAGCCGTCAGCACGTTCGGCGCGGACGCGGCGTATCCCGTCGCCGATGTCGAGAAGGAGCTCGCCGAGCTCTTCCGACAGGTGAGAACCCTCTACTTCACGCCCAACATGAACACGCGCCTCGGGCGAAAGATCCTCGAGGTGTTCCAGTCATCGGCGAAGTCCTACGGCAGCGCCGGCAGGGGCGTCAACCAGCTCCGCGATCCCCAGTGGATCCTCGCGGAGCTGCGGATGCGCAAGACGCCCGAGGAGCTCGCGATGATCCGCCACGCCGCGCGGATCTCGTGCGATGTCTACGCTGACGTCTTACCGCGCATCGCGCCAGGGCGGTACGAGTACGAGATCGAAGCCGCGCTCGATTCCGGCTACCGTACGCGCGGAGCCGACGGGCCCGCCTATCCGAGCATCGTCGGGAGCGCGGAGAACGCGACCGTGCTCCACCACGTTCAGAACGACCGGCAGATGGCGTCCGGCGACCTCCTTCTCATCGACTCGGCGGCGGCGTATGGCCACTACTCGAGCGACGTGACGCGCACCTTTCCCGTCGGTGGGCGGTTCACGCCGGAGCAGCGGCGCGTCTACGAGGTGGTGCTGCGCGTTCAGAAGGCGATCCTGGAACGGTGCGCCCCGGGCATAGCGATCAAGGAGCTCCAGAGGTTAGCGACGACGGAGCTCACGCGCGGGATGGTCGAGCTTGGCTGGCTGGAAGATCGTCCCGTCGAGACCCTCATCGAGGAGGGAGCCCACAAGCCCTATTACATGCACGGCATCGGGCACCATATCGGGCTCGACACGCACGACGCGGGCCACTCGGAGAAGAACGGCGAGCCGTACCCGCTGGAACCGGGCATGGTCTTCACGGTGGAGCCGGGGCTGTACGTCTCCGAGTCCGAAGAGGGCAGGGCAGCGGCATGCGCTGGCATCGGCGTGCGGATCGAGGACACGGTCGTCATCACCGAGGATGGTCATGAGAACCTTACCGTGACCATCCCCAAGGAAATCGACGACGTCGAGGCGAGCGTCGCGCGAGCCTAGTGGTCAGTGACAGTGAAGTGTCGGTTTGTCCAACCCCCACGCTAACCCTCCCCCATGCAAGGGGGAGGGGACATGGCATCCTCCCCCCGCGAAGCGTGGGGGAGGATTGAGGTGGGGGGAAGACGCAATCTCCAAGGTAACTGACCACTAGCCGCAAGACGGCGAATGCCCTCTC contains:
- the rpiB gene encoding ribose 5-phosphate isomerase B; the encoded protein is MKIAIGGDHPAYELKEAVKRYLSEQGIDVVDVGTHSTESVDYPEFGAAVGRLVRDGSVDRGIVICGTGLGISIAANKIEGIRAALCVNTDYARLAREHNDANVLALGARFTAAPHAAEIVRVWLETPFGGGRHERRIEQIRRLDAGDEPASG
- the tsaD gene encoding tRNA (adenosine(37)-N6)-threonylcarbamoyltransferase complex transferase subunit TsaD, which codes for MPHLVLGIDTSCDETSAAVIADGRDIRSNVVASQIEVHERFGGVVPELASRKHAEIVTRIVDRALRDAGVTLSDLCAIAVTDRPGLVGALLVGVAAAKAIAYVSGLPLIGVHHIEGHVYAPAMVDDVPFPHVCLTVSGGHTLLVRVDEGWRYEVLGLTLDDAVGEAYDKVAKLLGLGFPGGPLIDRLAASSDEPEVDFPRPMLDSGDFRFSFSGLKTAVRYHVERSGGEVSVPAVAAGFQRAAVETLVAKLFGAAEAVGARAVTITGGVAANRALRNRTREIADARGIALSIPPMSLCTDNGAMIAGVGYHQWRRGDVSGLQLGAAASGPLPTRTVA
- a CDS encoding BtpA/SgcQ family protein, whose protein sequence is MSNFRSLFASKPVIAVIHLPPLPGSPRWGDDWEAVEASAIHDADALARAGVDGIIVENYGDAPFLPGSVEPVTVAAMAAIVTAIRHRVAGLPPLGVNVLRNDARAALSICAACQAQFIRVNVHVGAVVADQGTIEGRAWETARLRRNLAPWVAILADVGVKHAQPLAGFDIEGEARDAVERGLADALIVTGDATGSETDSDDIVAVRRAGSAPVLVGSGVTLETVDDAMALSDGIIVGSALKRDGRAGNSVDAERTRRFLEAARTS
- a CDS encoding SDR family oxidoreductase, with translation MRLKGQTALITGAGRGIGRAIALAFAAEGADLALASRTESELDAVAQEVSALGVRALVVPMDMAEPDAVRALASKALGEFGVVDILVNNAGVAIHHPVPDIPEETWDFTMAVNLKAPFLLTKLLWNQMVERGGGHIVNVSSVSGKQASASNATYAASKFGLVGFTEALSKAGSSVNIRAYALCPGPVATRTRAKNNPTEDPSTILQPSDVAEAALFLVTQHPRVLIREVVIDVNPSGIGR
- a CDS encoding mechanosensitive ion channel family protein, translating into MLVGIAIFLGSLIVGFVIDRIVIARLTKLAESTRWRLDEIITKSLRGMAIIWLGIIGFRAGMTGLPLKEAITDDVHKVLLALVTLSLTVVLARMAAGALRVYATRMEGVLPGTSIFENLIKVTIFAVGGLMILQTFGVPITPILTTLGVGGLAVALAFQPTLTNLFAGLQIILARQLKVGDFIEYDTTGERGYVADITWRTTTIRTLTDNMIIVPNSKLSEAVITNFNQPNPNLSVRVPVGVHYDSDLDHVEKVTLEVAHEVMQEVPGSDPDFECRVRYSAFADSSINFNAILRVSAPEHQFLVVHEFIKRLNRRYVAEGIEIPYPIQNLYMRTPVELASGGHAT
- a CDS encoding CRTAC1 family protein, with translation MIRLRWGTVGVLIASAVLSSCGQRDAALTPVETRFTEVAQEVGMRFVHRQIDGDMDLICESMGSGLAWLDFDNDGDWDLYVVNGKGYPSALYRNDGGRFTDVAEAAGVTGFGWGMGVTAADYDGDGWTDLFVTHFEEPAKLYRNRGNGTFEDVAAKAGVAGWGWEASSAWGDVDGDGDLDLYVVRYLDFNSPAAAVAHDGSGRPELHTLVPDNYPPQANSLYINNGDGTFTDATARAGVANPDGRGLGAIFCDYDHDGDLDLYVANDNTPNVFYRNRGDGTFENVSFATGTEDSRGSMGLSFGDIDGDGDLDLFVTNWQMETNALYRNNQIAPAGRKSSDTFDDATLESGLGPPSMGLTGWGTHLADFDNDGDPDIYVANGYTSPSETDKSCCEGQRSQFFRNEGGRFTELRDAFAVAPWGAGRGSAVADYDGDGDLDIAVSQNNGRLLLFRNDTGHEQSAVRIQAPPGARVEVRVGKRARVAQVTAGSSYMSSSAPELVIGTPHGKRIDRIEVRYPGGSVETATRVPVDSRIRFVGGKEPEMLANAQR
- a CDS encoding threonylcarbamoyl-AMP synthase — its product is MTAVVHDMTGIGLAREAVERGELIAFPTDTVYGVGADPQNRDALGRLFDAKGRDAGKPIPLLFADLDVLVGTCRLSPTAERLSKAFLPGAMTLVVHPAFDCAKELTSSDGTIGVRIPAHEGARALIRACRGMLAVTSANLSGEPPATSAEDVAASIGEHVAVILDGGATPGSIASTVIDTTCEPPRILRQGVISAERIQSVLDEGERP
- a CDS encoding transposase, whose product is MTSRMNFCDRVLREAPSSLTAETPRATSPGVGRDPHKLRTGCQWNHISKEYGDDSTIHRRFQAWCELEVFDEIWRQLLTPVY
- a CDS encoding GNAT family N-acetyltransferase, whose product is MPVSRFGSGDAVIAPNLSEYDGPRTPTPDEWEATVALARRVFFPNVTDFASAARAWPMVFHGDRRENTIAMFRDGAPVSMVQGLERDFVTGGVVLRVGYVGSVCTDASHRGNGLASAALEATHNRFREHGADFAYISGTRPLYYAAGANHVGIELRFRVDDSSPLGDLPKVSVRQATPADAALIARLHSRETTRIVRRPADFALVLDCGYCAGRQCGIYVVELGGTPVGYYATWAHAERSTWIIEYGGGRTCVLAAIRDLAQSGGMPVDVSVPRRDGLGELLDACGIAGVVARTGGTVKALDPARTLRKLLNPLAERGALPNGFEVTHGSGRWTAVSGDDTLRIDGEGAVLRVLLGAPSDDDAPSMDARGVWAGIADECLPISMPSVVLNMI